The Neodiprion lecontei isolate iyNeoLeco1 chromosome 6, iyNeoLeco1.1, whole genome shotgun sequence sequence AAAATACGACACAGTCTGCTGCCAACGGAACCAGGCCCCCGGGGCAAACTGAACGTTATAGATATACAAGACGTCCATCTGGAAGACCTCCAACCCCTCCACAACGTGTCCAATTTCCAGGATCGAAAATGATGTCCGACTTCATGAATACCTTAACCACACTTTTAGAACCGCCTGTCTCCAGCAATAACGTTAAACGCCATTCTAGAAATACGGTGTCTTTCAACTACTCGGATAGTGTTAATATAACCGATATGTCTTACTTTTTTAACGGTCCAAGTCTACCAGGTTTCTTCGGCGTCCCTGATTTAAGGTACTTCCAGATGCCTAATGTGAACGAAATGGTGCCATCGTTGCctcaaatttcgaatccccAGAATCTCCATATTCCCAGAATCCCAGGTTTTCCCAATTCTCCGGAAGTCTTCGGCATGCGAGATGTTACCGAAGAGGCGAGGCAAAGGCTAACGGCGGAAATCAGCCCTGGACAAGATCTGGCCAGCGGTATCCAAAACGCCATTCGGAATGGACTCAGCAGTTCAAATCCGACCGAAGCTATGAGGGGGCTCATCTCTACAATCTTGGATGCCTATTTGGCCGTCGCCCGAAACTGTCCTTTCCT is a genomic window containing:
- the LOC107217964 gene encoding uncharacterized protein LOC107217964; this encodes MYGKLIILLAVASSLSAQSNSTVSPNIVTTVSTVAATMIYTNSSSMIESTTALTTNATTAAQNTTQSAANGTRPPGQTERYRYTRRPSGRPPTPPQRVQFPGSKMMSDFMNTLTTLLEPPVSSNNVKRHSRNTVSFNYSDSVNITDMSYFFNGPSLPGFFGVPDLRYFQMPNVNEMVPSLPQISNPQNLHIPRIPGFPNSPEVFGMRDVTEEARQRLTAEISPGQDLASGIQNAIRNGLSSSNPTEAMRGLISTILDAYLAVARNCPFLIAGGYLMREGLWLSSVVLRTMANMARQV